A genomic window from Centroberyx gerrardi isolate f3 chromosome 14, fCenGer3.hap1.cur.20231027, whole genome shotgun sequence includes:
- the brpf3b gene encoding bromodomain and PHD finger-containing protein 3, whose product MRKPRRRGQLAGGGGAGAGGRKSDGVVGGRGGARQRSPSPYSLKASPSRETLTYAQAQKVVEVDLDGRLHRISILDPLAVITEDEMMAQDISECNSNKENSEQPSLPASSAHPVRKPTTPRGRRKESKYSSVRSPPSSQNHCPNSHSQTPDKLNSSHHHHMTLPEPKFRVLEAFKPVEAPPLPTAYYRYIERSAEEQEAEAEYDMDEEDIAWLEMVNTGRTSEGHSAVSADTFELLVDRLEEEAYREARSRAPSQSDIDDDAFCCVCLDDECLNSNVILFCDSCNLAVHQECYGVPYIPEGQWLCRCCLQSPQKPIDCVLCPNRGGAFKQTSDGRWAHVVCAIWIPEVCFANTVFLEPVEGVGNIPPARWKLTCYLCKQKGRGASIQCHKANCYTAFHVTCAQRAGLFMKIDPVRETNVNGTTFSVKKTAFCEAHSPPGLETVSDEEESGGRVVGGRGRASRGRSAYTEVPATPKRGRKSDATQGKRKGKKSTEAAAARPASPLVTVPQIPTQRLNTICKGILFQRKNQFMQRLHSYWLLKRQSRNGVPLVRRLHCNFQSQRNTEQPEVDEKVSAAREALRYWQKLRHDLERARLLVELIRKREKLKREQVKVHQAALEMQLTPMLVLLRSTMDQLQEKDTAQIFAEPVNIKEVPDYLEFISQPMDFTTMRSKLEAHAYRSLADLEVDFNLMVANCLLYNAKDTVFHRAALRLRDLGGAILRHAQRQATNTGLDLDTGMHLPESPQKRDFYTCTWEDVDSVLDPDNRLHMSVEEQLKELLDKLDFVTSMRGSGARTRRIRLLRREINNVRYRQGQHPRHALHNGHLKEEDDDDDDDEEDDEKDAEPDNGLSSSDKEDLKSTSPPTLEPTGPAPPPRQGDAPLEPPTLRPITGEPRPASWPCKRLKLGAELSDSATGDINCTKAEERPASPPPILHSGGPAVANGLPELTTLPRPTTGGVGRRTSVLFKKAKNGAKLFRERDNPLLNGKGPQEGNTGNAPPTPNSTASTPSSTPFSTPSKTPQKIPGPPTLTTPEHWTPSRDVGSDSELEKTLKHTLESGLTNGFNKHKDGGSDSEYSPCPVLHKEISPRKRSLGKPALSKVPFLEMVNGDLDYTGNCSQTSEDETELEPLDLVWAKCRGYPSYPALVIDPEMPEEGLLHNGVPIPVPPKDVLRLGEQRQEEAGERLYLVLFFDNKRTWQWLPRDKVTPLGVDDTADKLRMMEGRKTSIRKSVQVAYDRAMIHQSRVSHDHGFMTSNYL is encoded by the exons ATGAGGAAGCCACGCCGAAGAGGCCAGCTGGCCGGGggaggtggagctggagctggtggCAGGAAATCTGATGGGGTGGTCGGCGGGCGCGGGGGAGCCCGCCAGCGCTCCCCTTCCCCCTACAGCCTCAAAGCATCTCCCAGCAGAGAGACCCTGACCTATGCCCAGGCCCAgaaggtggtggaggtggaccTTGATGGCAGGCTCCACCGCATCTCCATCCTGGACCCCTTGGCAGTCATCACTGAAGATGAGATGATGGCCCAGGACATTTCTGAGTGTAACAGCAACAAGGAGAACAGTGAGCAGCCATCCCTCCCCGCCAGCAGTGCCCACCCTGTACGCAAACCCACCACACCCCGAGGCCGCAGGAAAGAATCCAAATATTCCTCTGTCAGATCGCCCCCATCCTCCCAGAACCACTGCCCCAATTCTCATTCACAAACACCGGACAAGTTAAACTCATCGCACCATCACCACATGACCCTCCCCGAACCTAAGTTTCGCGTGCTAGAGGCTTTCAAGCCGGTCGAGGCACCTCCTCTGCCCACAGCCTACTACCGCTACATTGAACGCTcggcagaggagcaggaggccgAGGCGGAATACGACATGGACGAAGAGGACATCGCCTGGCTGGAGATGGTCAACACTGGCCGGACGTCAGAGGGTCACTCGGCTGTCTCGGCAGACACCTTTGAGCTCCTGGTGGAccggctggaggaggaggcgtACCGGGAGGCCCGCAGCCGGGCGCCCTCCCAGAGCGATATCGACGACGATGCCTTCTGCTGCGTGTGCCTGGATGACGAGTGCCTCAACAGCAATGTCATCCTCTTCTGCGACTCCTGCAACCTGGCCGTGCACCAGGAGTGTTATGGAGTTCCCTACATCCCCGAGGGCCAGTGGCTGTGCCGCTGCTGCCTCCAGTCTCCTCAGAAACCCATCGACTGCGTGCTCTGTCCAAACCGCGGCGGCGCCTTCAAACAGACGAGTGATGGGCGCTGGGCGCATGTGGTCTGTGCTATCTGGATCCCCGAGGTCTGCTTCGCCAACACGGTGTTTCTGGAGCCGGTGGAAGGGGTTGGTAACATCCCCCCCGCCCGCTGGAAACTGACCTGCTACCTGTGCAAGCAGAAGGGTCGTGGCGCATCCATCCAGTGCCACAAGGCCAACTGTTACACTGCCTTCCACGTCACCTGCGCCCAGCGTGCTGGCCTCTTCATGAAGATCGACCCGGTGCGAGAGACAAACGTCAACGGGACCACATTCTCTGTTAAGAAGACGGCATTCTGCGAAGCCCATTCGCCGCCAGGCCTAGAGACCGTCTCGGATgaagaggagagcggaggaagAGTGGTGGGCGGCAGGGGGAGGGCTAGCAGGGGACGCAGCGCCTACACTGAGGTTCCCGCAACGCCGAAACGAGGCAGGAAGAGCGATGCCACGCAGGGtaaaaggaaagggaagaagagcacagaggcagcagcagcacgcCCTGCTTCACCACTCGTCACAGTGCCTCAGATACCCACACAAAG GCTGAATACCATCTGCAAAGGAATCCTCTTCCAGAGGAAAAACCAGTTCATGCAGAGACTGCACAGCTACTGGTTACTGAAGCGCCAGTCAAGGAACGGCGTGCCGCTGGTCCGGCGTTTGCACTGTAACTTCCAATCCCAAAGGAATACTGAACAG CCTGAGGTGGATGAGAAGGTTTCTGCAGCAAGAGAAGCACTGAGGTATTGGCAGAAGCTTCGGCATGACCTGGAAAGAGCCAGGCTACTGGTGGAGCTCATCCGCAAGAGGGAGAAACTCAAACGAGAACAG gtcaaagttcaccaggCGGCTCTAGAGATGCAGTTGACCCCAATGCTGGTGCTGCTTCGTTCCACCATGGACCAACTACAGGAGAAGGACACAGCCCAGATCTTTGCAGAGCCGGTCAATATCAAGGAG GTCCCAGACTACCTGGAGTTCATCAGCCAGCCCATGGACTTTACCACTATGCGCTCCAAGCTGGAGGCTCATGCCTACCGCTCCTTGGCCGACCTGGAGGTTGACTTCAACTTGATGGTGGCCAACTGCCTCCTCTACAATGCCAAGGACACGGTTTTCCACCGGGCAGCGCTGCGCCTACGGGACCTGGGTGGGGCTATCCTGCGTCACGCCCAACGGCAAGCCACCAACACTGGCCTGGACCTGGACACCGGCATGCACCTCCCTGAGTCGCCCCAGAAACGAGACTTTTACACCTGCACATGGGAAGATG TCGACAGTGTGCTGGATCCAGACAACCGGCTTCACATGTCGGTGGAGGAGCagctgaaggagctgctggACAAGCTGGACTTTGTCACCTCCATGCGAGGCAGCGGCGCCCGAACCCGACGCATCCGCCTGCTCCGCCGTGAGATCAACAACGTCCGCTACCGGCAGGGCCAGCACCCCCGCCACGCCCTCCACAACGGACACCTCAAAGAAGAagacgacgacgacgatgacGACGAGGAAGACGACGAGAAAGACGCCGAGCCGGACAATGGCCTGTCGTCTTCTGATAAAG AGGACCTCAAATCCACTTCGCCCCCAACACTGGAGCCTACTGGgccggctcctcctcctcgacAGGGGGACGCACCTCTGGAGCCTCCCACCCTGCGGCCAATCACCGGGGAGCCCCGGCCCGCGAGCTGGCCCTGCAAGCGCCTCAAACTAGGCGCCGAGCTCTCCGACAGCGCCACAGGGGACATTAATTGCACTAAAGCAGAGGAAAGGCCGGCTTCGCCACCTCCCATTTTGCACAGCGGAGGGCCAGCGGTGGCTAACGGCCTGCCGGAACTCACCACCCTTCCACGGCCCACCACCGGGGGAGTCGGCCGACGCACCTCTGTATTGTTCAAGAAAGCAAAAAATGGAGCGAAgctcttcagagagagagacaatcccTTGCTGAATGGGAAAGGGCCGCAGGAGGGCAATACAGGCAACGCCCCTCCAACACCAAACTCCACGGCCAGCACCCCATCCTCCACGCCTTTCTCTACTCCATCCAAGACCCCACAGAAAATCCCAGGACCCCCCACCCTCACTACGCCTGAACATTGGACCCCCAGTCGAGACGTCGGCTCAGACAGCGAGCTGGAAAAGACACTGAAGCATACACTGGAAAGTG GACTGACCAATGGGTTCAACAAGCACAAAGACGGCGGGTCCGACTCGGAGTACAGCCCCTGCCCAGTCCTCCACAAAGAAAT CTCACCACGCAAACGAAGCCTCGGGAAACCAGCTCTGTCCAAAGTTCCCTTCCTGGAGATGGTCAACGGAGACTTAGATTACACTG GCAACTGCAGCCAAACGTCTGAGGATGAGACGGAGCTGGAGCCTCTAGATCTGGTGTGGGCCAAGTGTCGCGGATATCCCTCCTATCCTGCACTG